The region gctttttaattttttttttcagtattattgAATATTAGCAGTGTGTTGGTACCAGATAAGATACATTTCCTCTCTCAAAGGATTAATAATGGACTAGTTACTGTGCTTGTCTTCTTTTCTTGCACTTATAATTAAGTAATGtaacagaatttaaaacaaacttacTCATTCACTATTACGCAGCTGCATTACAGAAGCTTGGTAGAGACTAGGTCACCTAGAACAGCTTCTAggtgttcttttcctctttgataCCTATTTCCCACCACACGCTGGTTATTTCTTGCGCTTAACTTTCTTGCATTTCCAGACAGAGCTTCCCTGTTCTGGCCAATATCAGGAGACGCTGCCTCTCAGGCGTGAATGGACGATGGCACCAAACAGTGGGCGTGGGGCTGGGAGTGGCCTTGTGTGCGGTCCCAATCGTGGAGGTAACATATCAGGAGTGAGATACATGCAGCACCTGCTCGTTAGAAACAGTTTAATATTCAAAACCACTTGCTTAGCATTTTACAAACTAGTACTTGCCCTCAGAATTGTAATCTCTCTTGGGGATCACAGGTGTTTAAGCCATGTAGTTGttaaggaagagaaatgagaaagacaGTGTCTACCTTCGATAACACCTTGCAAGAAGAGTTGCCTTGTTTTACAATGGCAAAACAGCAGTGAGAATTAGGCTGTCCAACCTTGTAATTAACAGTGGTGCTTTTCCTTACCGTTATTTGTTACTAATAACATCCATATGAAAGTCAGTGTAAAGATCATGCAAATGTCTTgtctttcagaaacagaactCCATTTCTCTCAGTAACGATGCCTTGATTAAAAGAGCGGTTTCCTTGGTAACAGACAGTACTTCTACACTCCTCTCTCAAACAACATATGCATTGATTGAAGCATTGACAGAGTATACAAAGGTAAGCTGAGAGATTACACACTTTGCTAGCAAGTCAATActggaaatactaaattatttGGCACTAACTACACCTGTTAAACCATACTTAAAAGGGACTTTGTTTGAGGTGTGGGGGTTTGAAGATATCAGGTCCCTAGGAAACAGCACGGTAGGGCTCACTGTTCTACCACACCAAACGTGgaagttatttttagctttgttaGACTGTTGCTTTGAGCTTGAACTTAAGCTGAAATGACCCATGTCTCAGAACTGGGGCTAAAGAAACTCGTAACAGTTATTGGATACCTGTATACTGAGTAAGTAGGACAGGCCACCCTGCATTCTTAGGTATTTTATTTACCTTCCATGCCCATTTCTAAGGCCACGAACTTGAATTTCATTAGAAGAGTGGGGTGAGCCATATTTAAGTCTGAAACAACAAGatacagttttaattttataaataagtGCCAATTTGAATAAAGTATTTGCATTCCAGTTTACTTCTGTATTAGTAAAGCAAGTATATAAAGAGATGCTATCCACAGCACTACTGTAGGCAGACAGCAAATGCTGTCAGTGCCTCCAAAATTGCAGAGAACTTGAAAACAAAGCACCTTTGGAACCATTCGGCAATTTTGCTAGTTAACACCAGTTAACACTGAGACAACATCAGAGATGTACAGATTATCACCTCATTGTGTGAAATTATTCCTTTGCAGGCAGTTTATACACTGGTGTCTCTCTACAAGCAATACGCAAATCTTCTTGGGAAGATGAATTCAGAAGAGGTGGATGCAGTCTGGCAGGTGGTAATAGGAGCCAGAGTTGATGTAAGCAATTCCCTCCCTTCAGTCAGCCATCTACCTCTTAAAACGCTGCTCAGAAAGTTCTCATCTCTCTTGCTTACCTTTTCAGAAAGGCACTGTTTGGAAGAGCATTCAGATACTGTTACATCTAGTTAAGTAATACTTTGTTTTACTCCTAGATGACAACGAAACAGCAGGAATACCTAAGGCTGGAATCCAGCTGGATGACAGCATTACGTCTTTCAGAGATGGCAGCAGAAGCTGCGTATCAATCAGGTAAGCACAAGCAGAAATACTGAGAATTTCTTTCCCCTAGCATTTAGGCAACATTTATTGAATGAGAATGGAGTTGAGAGAGACACAGCATATACATTCAGTTAACATACCAATTTATAACTAGTGCCTGGTTTTTAGAGATGCTGAGAACTTGTATTCTTTTATTGGCTACAGGTCTAGTAGAAGTGTTCTGAGAACTAGGCCTGGAAACTTCACATGTGGTTTAGATCAAGACCAACAATGCCAAAAAATGTTTGAGGGAAGCATTTagtcatttttaaatgcagtgttCAAACACAGTTCTGGGAGCCACAGAAATAAGGCTACCTAGGGGGTCCAGCAGGTCTTTCTAGCTGGATTCACTTTTATTAAAGGGTGAGAATATTTGCCTTTCACTCAGGGAAGATATTAATTTTGGTCTTTTCTCCCTGTATACACACTTTACAAAAAGTGTAGAGACTTGATAGCTCTGAGATTGAGTTATGGGCTGACTTACGGTAAATTGGCAAAGTTATTGGAgtggagaaggggaggaaagcaaTGAACATACAGGGACACCCTAACTCTGTAAGTGCTTGAAAAAGACACAGAATCTGTAGGAGCACAGGAGGAGAAGGGATTCCAAGTTCAACAGTGCCACAGACATTCCCACTGCTGGTAGGTGCCAGGACAGGACAAGGACTGAAAGTTCCTGGCACACGATGACTGGGCTGGGCTTAGTTCTCCAACCCACTAGCACAAGCTGATAGCTCTGATCAGATGCTGGCTATAACCCACTTGGGTGGGAAGAATTCAAGGGggcaaaaaaaatctcaaagtagGCATATTGTTGTTTAAGGTAAATGAACAGTAAATGTATTTAGCATTAATATAGCCCAAGCGCCATCTTAGAAAAGCAGATGATAATTATAGACA is a window of Mycteria americana isolate JAX WOST 10 ecotype Jacksonville Zoo and Gardens chromosome 13, USCA_MyAme_1.0, whole genome shotgun sequence DNA encoding:
- the DIABLO gene encoding diablo IAP-binding mitochondrial protein isoform X1; its protein translation is MAAGSRWLRSCCSLLRQSFPVLANIRRRCLSGVNGRWHQTVGVGLGVALCAVPIVEKQNSISLSNDALIKRAVSLVTDSTSTLLSQTTYALIEALTEYTKAVYTLVSLYKQYANLLGKMNSEEVDAVWQVVIGARVDMTTKQQEYLRLESSWMTALRLSEMAAEAAYQSGADHASVTARSHIQLVKSQVQEVRQLSQKAETKLAEAQTEELIKAQGEESSLPQGILGSTEAGEDPYLRED
- the DIABLO gene encoding diablo IAP-binding mitochondrial protein isoform X2, whose amino-acid sequence is MAAGSRWLRSCCSLLRQSFPVLANIRRRCLSGVNGRWHQTVGVGLGVALCAVPIVEKQNSISLSNDALIKRAVSLVTDSTSTLLSQTTYALIEALTEYTKMTTKQQEYLRLESSWMTALRLSEMAAEAAYQSGADHASVTARSHIQLVKSQVQEVRQLSQKAETKLAEAQTEELIKAQGEESSLPQGILGSTEAGEDPYLRED